The DNA region aaattcagggaaaaatgtgctatatctgaataccccttgattcaaggattggtttagtttatggtaagtttaagttagttttaggttaggttatgttttcttaacatttttttcctcattgtacctagtgttacaaaaatgataaatcatatactttccaagttataaaaatgaacagtgtttaaatcacgaaaagcaaactaaagctgaagagccacagctgaccacttattatgtaaaccaaatgtaattattataagattgattcaataaagtatatttaattcaaaaaaaaaaaccgctttATTTTGCTGCAGTGCTACGCTTCCTGTTTAATGGATCTAACACAAACTGTGAGAAATTTGAGGAAATTTAATCGAATTTAAGTTGATGAAACTATTTTTCTTAGTCGAAAAAAGGCAAGCTCAACTACGACGCTGCGTATGCTCAGGTTCAGCTTCTCCCCGAGGAATACAAGGAACCGTTCCGAATCGGGCTGGATTCGTGCAGGTATGCCGCCGACGGAATCGAAGACAAGTGCGAAGTTGCCTACGTGCTGTTGACCTGCTTCTTCAAAGCAACGCCCAAGTTCTTTTTCCCGTAGGGAATCGGTGCATGAAGGCGTAGTTTAaggatgtttttaaaattatagagATGTGCTTGCAGTAGGTtttcttttgaatattttgttgaaagTGGCCTTGATTCGAGTTTGGGAAACTTCCAAGGCAAACGCAAGTGTTCCCAAGCTGCATCCGAACGTCAGAATGAGGTAAGCTCCCAAGAAGTGCGAAACCGTTAGCTTGATAACCTCATCGTCACCACCGACTTTGCGAGCGTTCCAAATGTTCTGTTGTACCGTCGTTAGTAGATATCGATTAGCCGTCTGTAATGCGGGAAAGTGAGATTTTGAGCTGATCCTTGGAACGATATTCTTACCCGCAATTCCCAGAAGTCCTGCATGCCGGATTGTTTGACCGTCATTATCATGTCGTTGTACGGCTCTTTGAAGGGGCAGGTTTTGGTCACCAGGTGAGCAACAGTTTCCCAGTACAGGTCGTCCTTCAGCAGCTGCAGCATGCTAGATGCTTCTAGATCGACAAACTCGGCCGGAACAAAGTGCTCGAACTCGGTCCGCTCGCCACAGTATCCGAGATCGTGCGTCTTGCTGTGCCTTACGAGGTAGTCCTCGTCAACGACCAAGTAGTTTTTGACGAGAGTTTTGACGTACGGCTGGAACAGTTACAAATCTGAAGAGTATTAAATAGGATTAGCTGGATGAAATTATACCTGTGTAGCGTACAGGATAGAGAAGATCCACGAAAGGGCTCTTCCCGCGTACGGCATTCCACTATCGGCAAGATCCATGGTAGTGTCAATGGGTTTCTCGTACTGAGGTATGGTCATAACACCGGCCAATCCTCCACCGTAGCTATTGCCCACCATAAATCCAGCAAACAAAAGCGATGTGAACAGAAAAACAGACGACACCATATCCGTCCGCATACGGGCACTTTGCTCCATGTAGAACCCGATCATGGTCAGCAGGGAATCGCTCAGCGTGACTGGCATCTCGTTCTGAGGTTGCAGCAGCTTGTAGCGACCTCCCTCGATCAACCAGACTGCCACGGTGGCAACAATGAAAGTGATCAATACCGCGATCCACAGGGATGCCGTAAATGAAAGGAAAGGAGTCCGCCAAGGTGCCAGGAGTCGTGGTTTTGGAACGAGTACAGTGATTCCGGATCGACTCACGTGATGAGTATAACTTGCGTAATCGTACGGTTTTCgcctaaaataaaaatgaattgtTGAAATCTTGCTTCAACATTTAATTTAAGTCAGCGATACCAGAAGTAGATGGCAGCTACCGCTATATCAGCACGCCGTTCAACGACTGCTCCCAGCAAACCCGTTCCGGTGCGGTTGTCAAAGACTTCACCCCAGAATGCGGACTCGTCTAAAATGTTTACCTTTTT from Culex quinquefasciatus strain JHB chromosome 3, VPISU_Cqui_1.0_pri_paternal, whole genome shotgun sequence includes:
- the LOC6050674 gene encoding uncharacterized protein LOC6050674 — translated: MDLLAVHSTQNYSVITAINYLAVTFMSQYYTVCLIKDHDDDLHLNAPIPLITITVDSEFNETFLQAVDAACQAFVVSEAAFAPFLDSFVFVHDQSNQRASGKRLIGVMESADVTKLNMLKSHRNILELPEVVFVCPDEGTESIKFYTTNIFNNGTRGSWNVEIVPIEPPDYFPDKFKDMQGFPIRLSTLMYPPYAYYEQSTPEKANARYDPNFMKEDLPLFLDGTEPTLILEFCRIHNCTIEASFDESAFWGEVFDNRTGTGLLGAVVERRADIAVAAIYFWRKPYDYASYTHHVSRSGITVLVPKPRLLAPWRTPFLSFTASLWIAVLITFIVATVAVWLIEGGRYKLLQPQNEMPVTLSDSLLTMIGFYMEQSARMRTDMVSSVFLFTSLLFAGFMVGNSYGGGLAGVMTIPQYEKPIDTTMDLADSGMPYAGRALSWIFSILYATQPYVKTLVKNYLVVDEDYLVRHSKTHDLGYCGERTEFEHFVPAEFVDLEASSMLQLLKDDLYWETVAHLVTKTCPFKEPYNDMIMTVKQSGMQDFWELRTANRYLLTTVQQNIWNARKVGGDDEVIKLTVSHFLGAYLILTFGCSLGTLAFALEVSQTRIKATFNKIFKRKPTASTSL